The following coding sequences are from one Pseudonocardia sp. HH130630-07 window:
- a CDS encoding helix-turn-helix domain-containing protein, translating into MAGTGDVGTRIVELRTWRGMDARVVADLAGISASYLSLIENGKRSVNRRETLEAIARALRVHPAELAAVPVSGAEDPDVARARTSLNDVETALTEAAVGERTVTPRPWTAVAADLHRLRTDLKPNADLPGQMAVYPGLWREVNAHAAEAPTSGLLADIVWLALDISNSAGAIGANSVAALAVSHMREAAAGLDDPLWSGVAAYGRALGLGAGGSRSRALQVTGAALDALDPAAGDAHRQVAGALHLSSALSTSTLGDTDRSRDHLAEAARLSGDDDASGTGFAGLAFSRANVAIWSAALAVEEGDHGRALELGRDPVAATHPSRSRRGALHADLARALAGDRRRRPEAVRELLTAERLAPVRTRANVWARSVAGELLRGVRRDSADDRELRGFAYRAGLVPA; encoded by the coding sequence ATGGCAGGCACCGGTGACGTGGGCACGCGGATCGTCGAGCTGCGCACGTGGCGGGGCATGGACGCCCGCGTGGTCGCCGACCTGGCCGGCATCTCGGCCTCCTACCTGAGCCTGATCGAGAACGGGAAGCGCAGCGTCAACCGGCGTGAGACGTTGGAGGCCATCGCGCGGGCCCTTCGGGTGCACCCTGCCGAGCTGGCCGCCGTGCCCGTGAGCGGCGCCGAAGACCCCGACGTGGCCCGCGCCCGGACGTCGCTGAACGACGTCGAGACCGCGCTCACCGAGGCAGCCGTGGGGGAACGGACGGTCACGCCCCGGCCGTGGACCGCGGTCGCCGCGGACCTGCACCGGCTGCGCACCGACCTGAAGCCGAACGCCGACCTGCCCGGTCAGATGGCGGTCTACCCGGGTCTGTGGCGGGAGGTCAACGCCCACGCCGCGGAGGCGCCCACGTCCGGGCTGCTCGCCGACATCGTGTGGCTGGCGCTGGACATCTCGAACTCCGCCGGAGCGATCGGTGCCAACAGCGTGGCTGCGCTCGCCGTGTCGCACATGCGCGAGGCCGCCGCCGGGCTGGACGACCCGCTGTGGTCCGGCGTCGCGGCCTACGGCCGGGCGCTCGGCCTGGGTGCCGGTGGCTCCCGCTCCCGCGCCCTCCAGGTAACCGGTGCGGCGCTGGACGCCCTGGACCCGGCGGCGGGGGACGCGCACCGCCAGGTGGCCGGGGCGCTGCACCTGTCCTCGGCGTTGTCCACCAGCACTCTCGGCGACACCGATCGGTCGCGCGACCACCTGGCCGAGGCGGCCCGGCTCTCCGGTGACGACGACGCGTCCGGGACCGGGTTCGCGGGTCTCGCCTTCAGCCGTGCCAACGTGGCCATCTGGTCGGCCGCGCTCGCCGTCGAGGAAGGGGATCACGGCCGCGCACTCGAACTCGGCCGGGACCCGGTCGCCGCCACCCACCCGTCCCGGTCTCGCCGCGGTGCGCTGCATGCCGATCTGGCGCGGGCGCTGGCCGGTGACCGCCGCCGACGTCCCGAGGCCGTGCGTGAGCTGCTGACCGCCGAGCGTCTGGCACCGGTGCGGACCCGCGCGAACGTGTGGGCCCGCTCGGTCGCGGGCGAGCTGCTGCGTGGAGTTCGCCGGGACTCGGCCGACGATCGGGAGCTGCGTGGGTTCGCCTACCGGGCGGGGCTCGTTCCGGCCTGA
- a CDS encoding MBL fold metallo-hydrolase, translated as MDVLENYTGHTEPGGAATRRDLAKLSISKISVGEMDNNAYLLVCKTSGEALLVDAAAEPGRIADLIGATDERPDLRHLVTTHRHPDHWQGLGAIAGMFEPRLIAHPLDAPELPAPMDEFVEGGDTVEFGEIQLEVIHLRGHTPGSIALLYRGEDRPHLFTGDSLFPGGPGKTWSPEDNVQLLSDLERRVFDVLPDETWFYPGHGDDSTLGEQRPSFPEWKSRGW; from the coding sequence GTGGACGTCCTGGAGAACTACACCGGTCACACCGAGCCGGGTGGCGCAGCCACCCGCCGGGACCTGGCGAAGCTCAGCATCAGCAAGATCTCGGTCGGCGAGATGGACAACAACGCCTACCTGCTCGTGTGCAAGACCTCGGGCGAGGCGCTGCTGGTCGACGCCGCCGCCGAGCCCGGCCGGATCGCCGACCTGATCGGCGCCACCGACGAGCGCCCGGACCTGCGGCACCTCGTGACCACGCACCGGCACCCCGACCACTGGCAGGGTCTGGGCGCGATCGCGGGGATGTTCGAGCCGCGGCTGATCGCGCACCCGCTCGACGCGCCGGAGCTGCCGGCCCCGATGGACGAGTTCGTCGAGGGCGGCGACACCGTCGAGTTCGGGGAGATCCAGCTCGAGGTGATCCACCTGCGCGGGCACACCCCGGGCTCGATCGCCCTGCTCTACCGTGGGGAGGACCGGCCGCACCTGTTCACCGGGGACAGCCTGTTCCCCGGTGGTCCGGGGAAGACCTGGTCGCCGGAGGACAACGTGCAGCTGCTGTCGGACCTGGAGCGCCGGGTGTTCGACGTGCTGCCGGACGAGACCTGGTTCTACCCGGGCCACGGCGACGACTCGACACTCGGCGAGCAGCGACCGAGCTTCCCGGAGTGGAAGTCGCGCGGCTGGTGA
- the uvrA gene encoding excinuclease ABC subunit UvrA, with amino-acid sequence MSPGASPVPSGPKLVVRGAREHNLQGIDVDLPRDSMIVFTGLSGSGKSSLAFDTIFAEGQRRYVESLSAYARQFLGQMDKPDVDFIEGLSPAVSIDQKSTNRNPRSTVGTITEIHDYLRLLYARAGIPHCPACGERIEKQTPQQIVDQVLEMEQGSRFQVLAPVVRTRKGEFVDLFSTLQSQGYSRVLVDGTVHQLSDPPKLKKQEKHDISVVVDRLSVKATAKQRLTDSVETALRLADGLVVLDFVDLPDDDPSRERRFSERMACPNGHTLAVDDLEPRTFSFNSPYGACPACTGIGIKKEVDPELVVPDPDRSLGDGAIAPWSAGHNAEYFGRLLSGLSTAIGFRMDTPWRKLPAAAQKAVLQGSDDQVHVRYRNRYGRERSYYANFEGVMPFLERRLEQTESDSQRERYEGYMRDIPCPACGGARLRPEVLSVTLPHRDLGERSIAQVSAMSVAECSGFLNGMVLDDRQAMIAGAVLKEIQARLGFLLDVGLDYLSLDRAAGTLSGGEAQRIRLATQIGSGLVGVLYVLDEPSIGLHQRDNRRLIDTLTRLKELGNTLIVVEHDEDTIRASDWAVDIGPGAGEHGGYIVHSGSVADLESHDTSLTGAYLSGRKSIPLPQRRELDPARKLTIVGAREHNLRGIDVDVPLGGLVSITGVSGSGKSTLINDILATVLANRLNGARQVPGRHTRITGVDQLDKLVRVDQSPIGRTPRSNPATYTGVWDKVRKLFAATTEAKVRGYAEGRFSFNVKGGRCEACTGDGTIKIEMNFLPDVYVPCEVCKGARYNRETLEVHYKGKTVADVLDMPIEEAAEFFEPITSIARYLRTLVDVGLGYVRLGQPAPTLSGGEAQRVKLASELQKRSNGRTIYVLDEPTTGLHFEDIRKLLAVIQGLVDKGNTVIVIEHNLDVIKTSDWVIDMGPEGGSGGGSVVAQGTPEHIAAVPESHTGRFLSSLVTAAAPPAPVRRRRKVAAAN; translated from the coding sequence CTGTCCCCGGGGGCGTCGCCGGTCCCGAGCGGTCCGAAGCTGGTCGTGCGCGGTGCGCGCGAGCACAACCTGCAGGGCATCGACGTCGACCTCCCGCGCGACAGCATGATCGTCTTCACCGGGCTGTCCGGCTCGGGCAAGTCGAGCCTCGCGTTCGACACGATCTTCGCCGAGGGGCAGCGCCGCTACGTCGAGTCCCTCTCGGCGTACGCCCGGCAGTTCCTCGGGCAGATGGACAAGCCCGACGTCGACTTCATCGAGGGGCTCTCGCCCGCGGTCTCGATCGACCAGAAGTCGACCAACCGGAACCCGCGGTCGACGGTCGGCACCATCACCGAGATCCACGACTACCTGCGCCTGCTCTACGCCCGCGCCGGTATCCCGCACTGCCCGGCCTGCGGCGAGCGGATCGAGAAGCAGACCCCGCAGCAGATCGTCGACCAGGTGCTGGAGATGGAGCAGGGCAGCCGGTTCCAGGTGCTCGCTCCGGTCGTCCGCACCCGCAAGGGTGAGTTCGTCGACCTGTTCTCGACCCTGCAGTCGCAGGGCTACTCCCGGGTCCTGGTCGACGGCACGGTGCACCAGCTGTCGGACCCGCCGAAGCTGAAGAAGCAGGAGAAGCACGACATCTCCGTCGTCGTCGACCGGCTCTCGGTCAAGGCGACCGCCAAGCAGCGGCTCACGGACTCGGTGGAGACGGCGCTGCGGCTGGCCGACGGGCTCGTCGTCCTCGACTTCGTGGACCTGCCCGACGACGACCCCTCCCGTGAGCGCCGGTTCTCCGAGCGGATGGCCTGCCCGAACGGGCACACGCTGGCCGTCGACGACCTGGAGCCGCGCACGTTCTCCTTCAACTCGCCCTACGGCGCGTGCCCGGCGTGCACCGGTATCGGCATCAAGAAGGAGGTCGATCCGGAGCTCGTCGTCCCCGACCCGGACCGCTCGCTCGGCGACGGCGCGATCGCGCCGTGGTCGGCCGGGCACAACGCCGAGTACTTCGGCCGGCTGCTCAGCGGTCTGTCGACGGCGATCGGCTTCCGGATGGACACCCCGTGGCGCAAGCTGCCGGCCGCCGCGCAGAAGGCGGTGCTGCAGGGCAGCGACGACCAGGTCCACGTGCGGTACCGGAACCGGTACGGCCGGGAGCGGTCGTACTACGCGAACTTCGAGGGCGTCATGCCGTTCCTGGAGCGGCGGCTGGAGCAGACCGAGTCCGACTCGCAGCGGGAGCGCTACGAGGGCTACATGCGGGACATCCCGTGCCCGGCCTGCGGTGGTGCCCGGCTGCGTCCCGAGGTCCTGTCGGTCACGCTGCCGCACCGGGACCTGGGGGAGCGCTCGATCGCCCAGGTCTCGGCGATGTCGGTGGCCGAGTGCTCCGGCTTCTTGAACGGCATGGTGCTCGACGACCGGCAGGCGATGATCGCCGGCGCCGTGCTCAAGGAGATCCAGGCCCGGCTGGGCTTCCTGCTCGACGTCGGCCTCGACTACCTGTCCCTGGACCGCGCGGCCGGGACCCTCTCCGGTGGGGAGGCGCAGCGCATCCGGCTGGCCACCCAGATCGGGTCGGGCCTGGTCGGCGTGCTCTACGTGCTCGACGAGCCGTCCATCGGCCTGCACCAGCGCGACAACCGGCGGCTGATCGACACGCTGACCCGGCTCAAGGAGCTCGGGAACACGCTGATCGTCGTCGAGCACGACGAGGACACGATCCGCGCCTCGGACTGGGCGGTCGACATCGGTCCGGGGGCCGGCGAGCACGGCGGGTACATCGTGCACTCCGGGAGCGTCGCCGACCTGGAGTCCCACGACACCTCGCTGACCGGCGCCTACCTGTCCGGGCGGAAGTCGATCCCGCTCCCGCAGCGCCGCGAGCTGGACCCGGCCCGGAAGCTGACGATCGTCGGCGCCCGCGAGCACAACCTGCGGGGGATCGACGTCGACGTCCCGCTCGGCGGGCTCGTGTCGATCACCGGCGTGTCCGGCTCCGGCAAGTCGACGCTGATCAACGACATCCTCGCCACGGTGCTGGCGAACCGGCTCAACGGCGCCCGCCAGGTGCCGGGCCGGCACACCCGGATCACCGGGGTCGACCAGCTCGACAAGCTGGTGCGGGTCGACCAGTCGCCGATCGGGCGCACCCCGCGTTCGAACCCGGCGACCTACACCGGGGTCTGGGACAAGGTGCGCAAGCTGTTCGCGGCGACCACCGAGGCGAAGGTCCGGGGCTACGCCGAGGGCCGTTTCTCCTTCAACGTCAAGGGCGGCCGCTGCGAGGCGTGCACCGGCGACGGCACGATCAAGATCGAGATGAACTTCCTGCCGGACGTCTACGTCCCGTGCGAGGTCTGCAAGGGGGCCCGGTACAACCGGGAGACCCTGGAGGTCCACTACAAGGGCAAGACCGTGGCCGACGTCCTCGACATGCCGATCGAGGAGGCCGCCGAGTTCTTCGAGCCGATCACCTCGATCGCCCGGTACCTGCGCACGCTGGTCGACGTCGGCCTCGGGTACGTGCGGCTGGGCCAGCCGGCGCCCACGCTGTCCGGTGGCGAGGCGCAGCGCGTCAAGCTCGCCTCCGAGCTGCAGAAGCGCAGCAACGGCCGGACGATCTACGTCCTCGACGAGCCGACGACCGGTCTGCACTTCGAGGACATCCGCAAGCTGCTCGCGGTGATCCAGGGCCTGGTCGACAAGGGCAACACGGTGATCGTCATCGAGCACAACCTCGACGTCATCAAGACCTCGGACTGGGTCATCGACATGGGCCCGGAGGGCGGGTCCGGTGGCGGCTCGGTGGTCGCCCAGGGCACACCCGAACACATCGCCGCGGTCCCCGAGAGCCACACCGGCCGGTTCCTGAGCTCGCTGGTCACCGCGGCCGCGCCACCGGCCCCGGTGCGGCGCCGCAGGAAGGTCGCGGCGGCGAACTGA
- the infC gene encoding translation initiation factor IF-3, whose translation MSSPVAGRSDTASHTGDPISTEPRINDRIRVPEVRLVGPNGEQVGIVRIEDALRLAQDADLDLVEVAGQARPPVCKLMDYGKFKYESAQKARESRRNQQLTVIKEQKLRPKIDKHDYETKRGHVRRFLEGGNKVKVTIMFRGREQSRPELGYRLLQRLAEDIGDIAVVEAAPKQDGRNMTMVLAPTKKPAPRKSAAATSSDAPAEAEA comes from the coding sequence TTGTCGTCGCCGGTAGCAGGTAGAAGCGACACAGCGAGTCACACAGGAGACCCCATCAGCACAGAGCCCCGCATCAACGACCGCATCCGCGTGCCCGAGGTCCGCCTCGTCGGCCCGAACGGGGAGCAGGTCGGGATCGTGCGCATCGAGGACGCCTTGCGGCTGGCCCAGGACGCCGATCTCGACCTCGTCGAGGTCGCCGGCCAGGCCCGCCCGCCGGTCTGCAAGCTCATGGACTACGGAAAGTTCAAGTACGAGAGCGCGCAGAAGGCCCGGGAGTCCCGGCGTAACCAGCAGCTCACGGTGATCAAGGAGCAGAAGCTCCGGCCGAAGATCGACAAGCACGACTACGAGACGAAGCGCGGCCACGTCCGCCGCTTCCTCGAAGGCGGCAACAAGGTCAAGGTCACGATCATGTTCCGTGGCCGTGAGCAGTCGCGTCCCGAGCTGGGCTACCGCCTCCTCCAGCGTCTCGCCGAGGACATCGGTGACATCGCCGTCGTCGAGGCCGCTCCCAAGCAGGACGGCCGGAACATGACGATGGTCCTCGCACCGACCAAGAAGCCGGCGCCGCGCAAGTCCGCGGCCGCCACCAGCTCCGACGCCCCGGCGGAAGCCGAGGCGTGA
- the rpmI gene encoding 50S ribosomal protein L35 — MPKNKTHKGTAKRIRTTGSGKLMRQQAGLRHRLEVKSRKEKRDLSGVVDVAKPDVKRVKKLLGR; from the coding sequence ATGCCCAAGAACAAGACGCACAAGGGGACCGCGAAGCGGATCCGCACCACCGGCAGCGGCAAGCTGATGCGTCAGCAGGCCGGCCTCCGCCACCGGCTGGAGGTCAAGTCCCGCAAGGAGAAGCGTGACCTGTCGGGCGTGGTCGACGTGGCCAAGCCGGACGTGAAGCGCGTCAAGAAGCTGCTCGGTCGCTGA
- the rplT gene encoding 50S ribosomal protein L20 produces MARVKRAVNAQKKRRTTLESAAGYRGQRSRLYRKAKEQMLHSMTYAYRDRRQRKGDFRQLWITRINAAARANDMTYNRFIQGLKAAGVEVDRKILAELAVSDPTAFAALVAVAKENLPAQSEQGSAA; encoded by the coding sequence ATGGCACGCGTGAAGCGCGCGGTGAACGCCCAGAAGAAGCGCCGCACCACGCTGGAGTCGGCCGCCGGCTACCGCGGACAGCGTTCGCGGCTGTACCGCAAGGCCAAGGAGCAGATGCTCCACTCCATGACCTACGCCTACCGGGACCGTCGCCAGCGCAAGGGCGACTTCCGGCAGCTGTGGATCACCCGGATCAACGCCGCGGCCCGCGCGAACGACATGACCTACAACCGGTTCATCCAGGGCCTCAAGGCCGCCGGTGTCGAGGTCGACCGCAAGATCCTGGCCGAGCTCGCGGTCAGCGACCCGACGGCCTTCGCCGCGCTGGTCGCCGTCGCCAAGGAGAACCTGCCGGCGCAGTCCGAGCAGGGCTCCGCGGCCTGA
- a CDS encoding TrmH family RNA methyltransferase: MTPGTTETPGTERSPRVAAARKLLRRAGRDRAGRFLVEGAQAVREALAAARVHELFVTDAAAERNAELVARARERGVRTLTVTDRAAATLSETVTPQGLVAVCDLVDVPVDRALAGAPGFVTVCAGIADPGNLGTVVRVADAAGCDAVLLAGDTVDPHNGKAVRASTGSVFHLPIARGRDAARVVGTCRAAGLTTLVADGRGELDLHDPAAAPLLAGPVAWILGSEAHGPGPEVYAAADHRVRVPIHGGAESLNLATAAAICLYATVAARAGIAPGRSPATG; this comes from the coding sequence GTGACCCCAGGCACCACCGAGACGCCCGGCACCGAACGCTCCCCGCGCGTCGCAGCCGCCCGCAAGCTGCTGCGACGCGCCGGGCGTGATCGGGCCGGGCGTTTTCTCGTCGAGGGTGCCCAGGCCGTGCGCGAGGCGCTCGCCGCGGCCCGGGTGCACGAGCTGTTCGTGACCGACGCCGCCGCGGAGCGGAACGCGGAACTCGTGGCACGGGCCCGGGAACGGGGCGTCCGCACGCTCACGGTCACCGACCGGGCGGCCGCGACGCTGTCGGAGACGGTCACCCCGCAGGGTCTCGTCGCGGTCTGCGACCTCGTCGACGTCCCGGTCGACCGGGCGCTCGCCGGCGCACCCGGGTTCGTCACGGTCTGCGCGGGCATCGCCGACCCGGGCAACCTGGGCACGGTGGTCCGGGTCGCCGACGCCGCCGGCTGCGATGCCGTCCTGCTGGCCGGGGACACGGTGGACCCGCACAACGGCAAGGCCGTCCGGGCGTCCACCGGGAGCGTGTTCCACCTCCCGATCGCCCGCGGGCGGGACGCCGCCCGAGTCGTCGGGACCTGCCGGGCGGCCGGGCTGACCACGCTGGTCGCGGACGGCCGCGGCGAGCTCGACCTGCACGACCCGGCCGCGGCGCCGCTGCTCGCCGGCCCCGTCGCCTGGATCCTCGGCAGCGAGGCGCACGGGCCGGGGCCCGAGGTGTACGCCGCCGCCGACCACCGGGTCCGGGTCCCGATCCACGGCGGCGCCGAGTCGCTGAACCTCGCCACGGCCGCGGCGATCTGCCTGTACGCGACGGTCGCCGCGCGGGCCGGGATCGCGCCCGGCCGGTCGCCCGCGACGGGTTGA
- the pheS gene encoding phenylalanine--tRNA ligase subunit alpha: MSENDAGNPLDPDALKAAVEAARSAFDDATDLDALAAVKPAHLGDRAPIPLARRSLGQLPGPERAEAGKRVNAARQEAQAAFDERRAALVAERDERALREEAVDVTLPWDRRPRGARHPVTQLSERIADIFVGMGWEVAEGPEVEASWLNFDALNFGKDHPARTMQDTFYLGDPARGQDSGTVLRTHTSPVQVRSLLERDLPVYVVCPGRTFRTDELDATHTPVFHQIEGLAVDRGLTMAHLKGTLDAFARAMFGADAVIRMRPAYFPFTEPSAEPDVWFPQKKGGAGWVEWGGCGMVNPNVLRACGVDPDEYSGFAFGMGVERTLMFRNGIPDMRDMVEGDVRFSGAFGV, from the coding sequence ATGAGTGAGAACGACGCGGGCAACCCGCTGGACCCGGACGCGCTGAAGGCCGCGGTGGAGGCCGCGCGGTCGGCGTTCGACGACGCGACCGACCTCGACGCGCTGGCCGCGGTCAAGCCGGCGCACCTCGGCGACCGGGCGCCGATCCCGCTCGCCCGCCGCTCGCTCGGGCAGCTGCCCGGGCCGGAGCGGGCCGAGGCGGGCAAGCGTGTCAACGCCGCGCGTCAGGAGGCGCAGGCGGCGTTCGACGAGCGCCGTGCCGCCCTGGTCGCCGAGCGCGACGAGCGGGCACTGCGCGAGGAGGCCGTCGACGTCACCCTGCCCTGGGACCGTCGGCCCCGCGGTGCCCGGCACCCCGTGACCCAGCTGTCCGAGCGGATCGCCGACATCTTCGTCGGGATGGGCTGGGAGGTCGCCGAGGGGCCGGAGGTGGAGGCCTCCTGGCTGAACTTCGACGCGCTCAACTTCGGCAAGGACCACCCGGCCCGCACCATGCAGGACACCTTCTACCTCGGTGACCCGGCCCGCGGGCAGGACTCCGGAACGGTGCTGCGGACGCACACCTCTCCGGTGCAGGTGCGGTCGCTGCTGGAGCGTGACCTCCCCGTCTACGTCGTCTGCCCCGGGCGGACGTTCCGCACCGACGAGCTCGACGCCACCCACACCCCCGTCTTCCACCAGATCGAGGGGCTCGCCGTCGACCGCGGCCTGACGATGGCGCACCTGAAGGGCACGCTCGACGCGTTCGCCCGCGCGATGTTCGGTGCCGACGCCGTCATCCGCATGCGCCCGGCCTACTTCCCCTTCACCGAGCCGTCGGCGGAGCCCGACGTGTGGTTCCCGCAGAAGAAGGGCGGCGCCGGCTGGGTCGAGTGGGGTGGCTGCGGCATGGTCAACCCGAACGTCCTGCGGGCCTGTGGAGTGGACCCCGACGAGTACTCCGGTTTCGCGTTCGGCATGGGTGTCGAACGCACGCTGATGTTCCGCAACGGCATCCCCGACATGCGCGACATGGTCGAGGGCGACGTCCGGTTCTCCGGCGCGTTCGGCGTCTGA
- the pheT gene encoding phenylalanine--tRNA ligase subunit beta: MRVSASWLARHIDAATLPASPEEIGEAFVRVGLEVEEIHPAPEITGPVTVARVQEIEELTEFKKPIRYCRVGFEGDRYRHVVCGARNFAVGDLVVVTEPGAVLPGGFAIASRSTYGKVSDGMIASAKELGLGADHSGILVLPPGTAEPGDDALDVLGLSEPVVELAVTPDRGYCFAVRGLARELATALDADYTDPAARIAVPPAEGDAWPVRIADTEGCPRFVVRRVDGVDPAAPSPWWMQRALLSAGMRPISLIVDVTNFVMLDLGQPLHAYDASRVTGEIEVRRAAAGERLETLDGQTRTLDPDDLLITDGSGPIGLAGVMGGASTEIPALDDLAEGTRVDVLIEAAHFAPTVIARGARRHKLPSEASRRFERVVDPALPPAAAERAAQLLVELGGGTPADGRTDAGGVPPTAPVRMPLDLPDRVAGIAYARGATVRRLTQVGCTVELDAGADSSTGQGSVVSVVATPPTWRPDLRMPADLVEEVLRLEGYDVIPSVLPAAPAGRGLTAAQRRRRAVSLALAEAGHVEVLPFPFVSAGAWDALGLAADDERRRTVAVTNPLDAERSRLTTTLLPELLDILVRNRSRGADDLALYAIAQIVQPSEDTPAMPDPVVTGRPSDEEYAAIRAALPDQPVHVGVVLAGNREPRGWWGRGRPAAWEDAVETARLIGSAAGVELRPRRAERAPWHPGRCAELVVSGTGVVVGYAGELHPKVTEAFGLPARTAAVEIDLDAIPLRENLPVPTVSAFPPVSVDVALVADDGVPAADLAEALTAGAGELLESVRLFDVYTGDQVEAGKRSLAFSLRLRAADRTLTSEEANAARDAAVAEAGVRHGVALR, encoded by the coding sequence GTGCGAGTGTCCGCCTCCTGGCTCGCCCGTCACATCGACGCGGCGACCCTGCCCGCCTCGCCCGAGGAGATCGGGGAGGCCTTCGTCCGGGTCGGGCTGGAGGTCGAGGAGATCCATCCCGCGCCGGAGATCACCGGCCCGGTGACCGTCGCCCGGGTGCAGGAGATCGAGGAGCTCACCGAGTTCAAGAAGCCGATCCGGTACTGCCGGGTGGGGTTCGAGGGTGACCGGTACCGCCACGTCGTCTGCGGGGCCCGGAACTTCGCGGTCGGCGATCTGGTGGTCGTGACCGAGCCGGGTGCGGTGCTGCCCGGCGGGTTCGCCATCGCCTCCCGCTCGACCTACGGCAAGGTCTCCGACGGGATGATCGCCTCGGCGAAGGAGCTCGGCCTGGGCGCCGACCACTCCGGCATCCTCGTGCTCCCGCCGGGTACCGCCGAGCCGGGGGACGACGCCCTCGACGTGCTCGGCCTCTCCGAGCCCGTCGTCGAGCTGGCCGTCACGCCGGACCGCGGCTACTGCTTCGCGGTCCGGGGCCTGGCCCGGGAGCTCGCCACCGCGCTGGACGCCGACTACACCGACCCGGCCGCCCGGATCGCCGTCCCCCCGGCCGAGGGTGACGCGTGGCCGGTCCGGATCGCCGACACCGAGGGGTGTCCCCGGTTCGTCGTGCGCCGGGTGGACGGGGTCGACCCGGCCGCGCCCAGCCCGTGGTGGATGCAGCGCGCGCTGCTGTCGGCCGGGATGCGGCCCATCTCGCTGATCGTCGACGTGACCAACTTCGTCATGCTGGACCTCGGCCAGCCGCTGCACGCCTACGACGCCTCACGGGTGACGGGCGAGATCGAGGTGCGCCGGGCCGCGGCGGGCGAGCGGCTGGAGACCCTGGACGGCCAGACCCGCACCCTCGACCCGGACGACCTGTTGATCACCGACGGGTCCGGGCCGATCGGCCTGGCCGGTGTGATGGGCGGGGCCTCCACCGAGATCCCCGCCCTCGACGACCTGGCGGAGGGCACGCGGGTCGACGTCCTGATCGAGGCGGCGCACTTCGCCCCGACCGTGATCGCCCGCGGTGCACGCCGGCACAAGTTGCCGAGTGAGGCGTCCCGGCGCTTCGAGCGGGTCGTGGACCCGGCGCTGCCGCCGGCGGCGGCCGAGCGAGCGGCCCAGCTGCTCGTCGAGCTCGGTGGCGGCACCCCGGCCGACGGCCGCACGGACGCCGGGGGCGTCCCCCCGACGGCGCCGGTGCGGATGCCGCTCGACCTGCCGGACCGGGTCGCGGGCATCGCCTACGCCCGGGGGGCCACCGTCCGGCGGCTGACCCAGGTGGGCTGCACGGTCGAGCTCGACGCCGGGGCGGACTCCTCGACCGGGCAGGGCTCGGTGGTGTCGGTCGTCGCGACCCCGCCGACCTGGCGCCCGGACCTGCGGATGCCGGCGGACCTGGTGGAGGAGGTGCTGCGGCTCGAGGGCTACGACGTGATCCCGTCCGTCCTCCCCGCTGCACCCGCCGGCCGCGGGCTGACGGCGGCCCAGCGCCGGCGCCGGGCGGTCTCGCTGGCGCTGGCCGAGGCCGGCCACGTCGAGGTGCTGCCGTTCCCGTTCGTCTCCGCCGGTGCGTGGGACGCGCTCGGGCTGGCGGCCGACGACGAGCGCAGGCGCACCGTCGCGGTGACCAACCCGCTGGACGCGGAGCGGTCCCGGCTCACGACCACGCTGCTCCCCGAGCTGCTGGACATCCTGGTGCGCAACCGGTCCCGCGGCGCGGACGATCTCGCGCTGTACGCGATCGCGCAGATCGTCCAGCCCTCGGAGGACACTCCGGCGATGCCGGACCCGGTGGTCACCGGCCGCCCGTCCGACGAGGAGTACGCCGCGATCCGGGCCGCTCTGCCCGACCAGCCGGTGCACGTCGGAGTGGTGCTGGCCGGCAACCGTGAGCCGCGTGGCTGGTGGGGCCGCGGGCGTCCGGCCGCCTGGGAGGACGCCGTCGAGACCGCCCGGCTCATCGGTTCCGCGGCCGGCGTGGAGCTGCGCCCGCGCCGGGCCGAACGGGCCCCGTGGCATCCCGGCCGGTGTGCCGAACTGGTCGTTTCCGGTACCGGGGTCGTCGTCGGGTACGCGGGCGAGCTGCACCCGAAGGTGACCGAGGCGTTCGGGCTGCCGGCCCGGACCGCCGCCGTCGAGATCGACCTGGACGCGATCCCGCTGCGGGAGAACCTGCCGGTGCCGACGGTGTCGGCGTTCCCGCCGGTCTCCGTCGACGTCGCGCTGGTGGCCGACGACGGGGTGCCCGCTGCTGACCTCGCCGAGGCGCTGACCGCGGGGGCAGGGGAGCTGCTGGAGTCGGTCCGGTTGTTCGACGTCTACACCGGTGACCAGGTGGAGGCCGGCAAGCGGTCGCTCGCGTTCTCGCTGCGGCTGCGTGCCGCCGACCGCACCCTGACCAGCGAGGAGGCGAACGCGGCGCGGGACGCCGCGGTGGCCGAGGCCGGGGTCAGGCACGGGGTGGCCCTGCGCTGA